Proteins encoded within one genomic window of Empedobacter falsenii:
- a CDS encoding alpha/beta fold hydrolase, protein MKIYQVSGLGANANAFRNLRLEQDFEQVYIPWLDPEKDETLAHYTERLLDKINPTEDFLLMGLSFGGIIVQEMNRFINPKHTFLISTVKNRAELPKLFRFSASINAHKIIPMSFLTSDRTFSYMMMRKLYYTDREKDNIDDIFEFRNKEYLSWSIHKIVNWEHSTAYHEENITHIHGTKDIVFPIEYIKDAIQIEGGTHIMVMQKPKLVSDEINKVLITL, encoded by the coding sequence ATGAAAATTTATCAAGTAAGTGGATTAGGCGCAAACGCAAATGCTTTTCGAAATCTACGCTTGGAACAAGATTTTGAGCAAGTTTATATTCCTTGGTTAGATCCAGAGAAAGATGAAACTTTGGCTCATTATACCGAAAGATTATTAGATAAAATAAATCCCACAGAAGATTTTCTTTTGATGGGATTATCTTTTGGTGGAATAATTGTGCAGGAAATGAATCGTTTTATTAATCCAAAACATACATTTCTGATTTCGACAGTGAAGAATAGGGCAGAGCTTCCGAAGTTATTTCGATTCTCGGCTTCTATTAATGCACACAAAATAATTCCGATGAGTTTCTTAACTTCGGATCGGACATTTTCGTACATGATGATGCGAAAATTATATTATACTGATCGAGAAAAAGATAATATTGACGATATTTTTGAGTTTCGAAACAAAGAATATTTAAGTTGGTCGATTCATAAGATTGTAAACTGGGAACATTCTACAGCTTATCACGAAGAAAATATCACACATATTCATGGTACAAAAGATATTGTTTTTCCGATTGAATATATCAAAGATGCAATACAAATAGAAGGCGGAACACATATTATGGTGATGCAAAAGCCAAAATTAGTGAGC
- a CDS encoding AraC family transcriptional regulator: MNIHLDNKFETRYYLTEIDKLPTSIFCYHKEISEAYVVEHKHNKAQFLYCEGGIVYVKIGKDTFYLPARHYMWIPPHVEHSIHPNTPEVIMRNLYFPINESDNSFYKKVGIYPADGLLLELLLFSNQWKGDIVPENRSEYVIAQAFKEILPKVSKSSLRLALPLPHDERLKKIVQFLDDNMDSSITMKKITAEFGFSERSLSRLFQKDLNMTFVQYFTILRMLRALQLLIDNTYSISEISTMVGYNSLPTFSNTFQKVIGVRPTDYSKKKDIL; this comes from the coding sequence ATGAATATACATTTGGATAATAAGTTCGAAACACGATATTACCTAACCGAAATTGACAAATTACCAACCTCAATTTTCTGTTACCATAAGGAAATTTCGGAAGCATACGTGGTAGAACATAAACATAACAAAGCGCAATTTCTTTATTGTGAGGGAGGAATAGTTTATGTAAAAATAGGAAAAGATACTTTTTATTTACCTGCAAGACACTATATGTGGATACCGCCTCATGTGGAACATAGTATACACCCAAATACACCAGAGGTGATTATGAGAAATTTATATTTCCCTATTAATGAAAGTGATAATTCGTTTTATAAAAAAGTAGGAATCTATCCTGCTGATGGATTGTTGTTAGAGCTTTTATTATTTTCTAACCAATGGAAAGGAGATATTGTTCCAGAAAACAGAAGCGAATATGTAATTGCACAAGCTTTTAAAGAAATATTACCTAAAGTAAGCAAAAGTAGTTTACGATTAGCTCTTCCATTACCACACGACGAACGTCTGAAAAAAATCGTTCAATTCTTAGATGATAATATGGATTCTTCGATTACAATGAAGAAAATTACAGCCGAATTCGGTTTCTCTGAACGATCATTATCACGATTATTCCAAAAAGATTTGAATATGACATTTGTTCAATATTTCACTATTTTAAGAATGTTACGCGCTTTACAATTGTTAATTGATAATACGTATTCAATCAGTGAAATTTCGACAATGGTTGGTTACAATAGTTTACCAACATTTAGTAATACATTCCAAAAAGTAATTGGAGTTCGTCCAACAGATTACTCAAAGAAAAAAGATATATTATAA
- a CDS encoding glutathionylspermidine synthase family protein, with protein MQLKRIKADENWQERLENIGFGYHTDENKQTYWVEDYYYSISEKEADKIFEATNELWEMCLNAVEHVIQNNRLDEFKIPKFIQPYLIDTWENDAPSIYGRFDFAYDNDQLKMLEFNADTPTSLFECGVIQWLWMENYFGETKDQFNSVHDKLIETWKMLKPYLNGETLHFSCVRESLEDLTNIEYIRDCAIQAGINTKLIYVDEIGWNNVNFVDLEEEPITDIFKLYPWEWMMNELFAYNIKNDEINANWIEPAWKMILSNKAILPILWELYPNHPLLLEAYADSPNEMKNYVKKPLLSREGANVEVVKNGTISEQTSGEYGEEGFIYQALANLHHEDTGYTIIGSWIIGQESCGITFRESDEFITTDKSRFVPHIIE; from the coding sequence ATGCAATTAAAAAGAATAAAAGCTGACGAAAACTGGCAAGAAAGGTTAGAAAATATCGGCTTTGGTTATCATACAGACGAAAATAAACAAACCTATTGGGTAGAAGATTATTATTATTCGATTTCAGAAAAAGAAGCGGATAAAATTTTTGAAGCGACAAACGAATTATGGGAAATGTGCTTGAATGCTGTCGAACATGTGATTCAAAATAATCGTTTGGACGAATTTAAAATTCCAAAATTTATTCAACCTTATTTGATTGATACATGGGAAAATGATGCGCCAAGTATTTATGGTCGTTTTGATTTTGCTTATGATAATGATCAATTAAAAATGTTAGAATTCAATGCTGATACACCAACTTCTTTGTTCGAATGTGGTGTTATACAATGGCTTTGGATGGAGAATTATTTTGGAGAAACGAAAGATCAATTCAATTCTGTTCATGATAAATTAATTGAAACGTGGAAAATGTTAAAACCTTATTTGAATGGTGAAACTTTACATTTTTCGTGCGTGAGAGAATCGTTAGAAGATTTGACGAATATCGAATATATCAGAGATTGTGCAATACAAGCCGGAATTAATACCAAATTAATTTACGTCGACGAAATCGGTTGGAATAATGTCAATTTTGTTGATTTAGAAGAAGAACCAATTACAGATATTTTCAAACTTTATCCGTGGGAATGGATGATGAACGAGTTGTTTGCGTACAACATCAAAAATGATGAAATCAACGCAAATTGGATAGAACCAGCTTGGAAAATGATTCTTTCAAACAAAGCTATTTTGCCTATTTTGTGGGAATTATATCCAAATCATCCGTTGTTGTTAGAAGCTTATGCAGATTCGCCGAATGAGATGAAAAATTATGTCAAAAAACCATTGTTATCGCGTGAAGGTGCAAATGTAGAAGTTGTAAAAAACGGCACTATTTCTGAACAAACTTCGGGCGAATATGGTGAAGAAGGTTTTATTTATCAAGCTTTAGCAAATTTACATCACGAAGATACGGGTTATACTATTATCGGAAGTTGGATTATTGGACAAGAATCGTGTGGAATTACTTTCCGCGAAAGTGACGAATTTATTACAACCGATAAAAGTCGTTTTGTTCCGCATATTATTGAG
- a CDS encoding succinate CoA transferase has translation MLERIKLTNLQSKVMTAEESAKFFEDGMTVGSSGFTRGGDTKVVLKAVAERAKSENLKITLVTGASLGHGTDAALVESGALKKRLPFQVDTVMRKNINAGNVLFIDQHLGETAEHILDGQFKINLGVLEVAEILEDGSLVPTTSIGNNAEIAANADKLIIEINTSIPTNIKGIHDIYSVEEYGKRTPINITACDTKIGTETIKVDPSKIVGIVFHDIQDAPGDIQPADEATSAIAQNIVKFFENEVEEGRLTKSLMPLQCGIGKVANAVLGGLEHSDFEDLVMYSEVLQDSTFDLIDSGKMKFASASSMTVSQECYDRVIGNIDNYKDKIVLRPQSISNSAEVIRRLGIIGINTSLECDIYGNVNSTHVSGTHIMNGIGGSGDFARNAFISIFVTASIAKGGNISSIVPMVSHTDHTEHDVDIIVTEQGLADLRGLAPRERAIEIINNCVHPDYKAELLSYFERACAERGGQTPHILEEAFSWHTRLKQTGSMKKEELLVLNH, from the coding sequence ATGTTGGAAAGAATAAAATTAACTAACTTACAGTCAAAAGTAATGACAGCAGAGGAGTCTGCCAAATTTTTTGAAGATGGAATGACTGTTGGTTCTAGTGGTTTTACAAGAGGAGGCGATACAAAAGTTGTATTAAAAGCTGTTGCGGAGCGTGCCAAATCTGAAAATTTAAAAATCACTTTAGTAACAGGAGCTTCATTAGGACATGGTACAGACGCAGCTTTAGTAGAAAGTGGAGCATTAAAAAAACGTTTACCATTCCAAGTAGACACTGTAATGCGTAAAAATATAAATGCAGGTAATGTTTTATTTATCGATCAGCATTTAGGAGAAACTGCTGAACATATTTTAGATGGACAATTTAAAATTAATTTAGGTGTTTTAGAAGTTGCTGAAATTTTAGAAGATGGTTCTTTAGTACCTACAACTTCTATCGGTAATAATGCTGAAATTGCTGCAAATGCAGACAAATTAATCATCGAGATTAACACGTCTATTCCTACAAATATCAAAGGTATTCACGATATTTATAGTGTAGAAGAATATGGAAAACGTACTCCAATTAACATCACTGCTTGTGATACAAAAATTGGAACAGAAACAATAAAAGTAGATCCTTCTAAAATTGTTGGAATTGTTTTTCACGACATTCAAGATGCTCCTGGAGACATTCAACCAGCTGATGAAGCGACTTCTGCAATCGCTCAAAACATTGTAAAATTCTTCGAAAATGAAGTCGAAGAAGGTCGTCTTACAAAATCATTAATGCCATTACAATGTGGTATTGGTAAAGTTGCAAACGCTGTTTTAGGTGGTTTAGAACATTCTGATTTTGAAGATTTAGTCATGTATTCAGAAGTTTTACAAGATTCTACATTTGACTTAATCGATTCTGGAAAAATGAAATTTGCTTCAGCATCTTCTATGACAGTTTCACAAGAATGTTACGATCGTGTAATTGGAAACATCGACAATTATAAAGATAAAATTGTTTTACGTCCACAATCTATTTCTAACTCTGCCGAAGTTATTCGTCGTTTAGGAATTATCGGAATCAATACATCTTTAGAGTGTGATATTTATGGTAACGTAAACTCAACTCACGTTTCTGGTACTCATATAATGAACGGTATTGGAGGTTCTGGAGATTTTGCTCGTAATGCATTTATCTCAATCTTCGTTACAGCTTCTATCGCAAAAGGTGGTAATATTTCGTCTATCGTTCCTATGGTTTCTCACACAGATCACACAGAACACGATGTAGATATTATTGTAACAGAGCAAGGTTTAGCTGATTTGAGAGGTTTAGCGCCACGCGAAAGAGCCATCGAAATCATCAATAACTGTGTTCACCCAGATTATAAAGCAGAATTATTATCTTACTTCGAAAGAGCTTGTGCAGAAAGAGGTGGTCAAACGCCACATATCTTAGAAGAAGCGTTCTCTTGGCACACAAGATTGAAACAAACAGGTTCTATGAAAAAAGAAGAATTATTAGTTTTAAATCATTAG